TTCGGCGTAAGTGATCATCAAAGCGATTTGACAACTCTTTTTGCAATGGTTGAAAAATCACTGTGCTAAATTTACGAAACTATGTAAATAGGTAGTATGAATACTAACCAACTTACTTGATATTTGTTCTCTACGAAACGTTATTTGTTTATATCTTCACATTATTGTCTAATAATAATTTTGCGTAATACAGTTTCAGAGTTAAATTTTATGCCATTTGAACATGCCAAAAGAAACGAATGCTCGTGATGAATCTATTTTAAGTTCAAAGTAATACTGATATATACAGAAGTATTACTGCAGAGGCGGAAGTCTCCCCATATGTTTGTTAATGATAACTGCTATTTAGGGAATAAACGATTTCATTAACGATACTTAAATAAGACATTACTAGGATAAAATGGAAGGTCTAAAATGGAAAATCTTCAATAATTCTCTTCTTAATTCATATTCGTCCAGTTCACGATAAACGATTAAAAGATTGCATTGCACGTTTTGATTAGCGAAGTGTATCGAACATTAAAATAGAAGTATTTAATTAGATTTCTTGTGTATGGATAAGGCAAGATGTATGTTTTAATCTGACGATGTTTCATTTGGAAGGCATGCATTTCACTTACCTTGTGAACGTCAAATACACGCGATAGCGTCTTGAATATTCCACGCGGTCAAAAGGAAACAATTTCACGTCCCAGTCGGTATTATCGCATATTACAATGAATTTCCCTTTTACTATTGATTCACTGGCTCACGATCGTTTCACAATTTGTACGCTATACGTAAGttctatacgtatatacatacactACGTGTTGAAAGCACCATaaattttagaagaaaattTTTCGAAGAAAAGACACGAGCAATTGACACTGATTAGAAAACAGATATTGAATACGATTAAATCGTTGAAATACACACTCGCAGATATAATTAGCGACGGACACAGAGAACGAACGGTCGATAGACTTTTTCGCGAAGACACATCAAATCAACGAGAAATTTTACAAAACGGTCAGCATCAATCAAGGTACTACTGAATACTGCTGAGTACAGATAATTACACGCATGCGCTCACACTCCTTTGCACTTTACATTCAGCGGGAAGTATGAAATCCATACATCGCATCTCGCATTTATAAACGTCGCAACGAATGTATAGTATGTATagtaattataaaagaaatatattgtATACATTACTGTGAAAATTATATTATCGGTGTTACctttcaattaataataatacatacaaaTCAGtgattataaatgaaagacTGTGTCACCTTTTAATTAGTGTCAtctttcaattaataattatacatataaatcagTGGTTACAAGTGAGAAATTGTGTCATTGATAATGAAACTGATAATAAATGAAGACAGACAGCTGTaatttatatgtgtatatgtgtgCAATGTTTGTATTCTTTTGACATATGAGCATGCTCAATTACAAGATATTAATAGATATACAAAAAGGATTACATTagtttataaaaatgaaaatgaatcaTATTCTACAACACTTTTAGTGTTTGTTCAAACGTATAGAGTATAGGTGattgaataaattattaaatattataatatatcaaaGTGAATATAACTTGATATAAACCGAAGATAGAAGTAAGTACAAGACGTAAATATAACGAAAAGCACATAATCGAGACCAAAAGTTCTAAGTAAATGTATACAGAATACAGTATCGATTATCCCACTGTTTTTCGTTGTCGTGCAGCTATTATGCCATACAAAATTTGTTGCTGCTATTATATAGTGAATTGAAAAAGATTTAATATACTACAGCCTCTTTACAATTAGATGGACAATGTTGTTCTTTCGTTAGTTATAAACGAATAAtgctttaaaataaaattgtacatttatgAAAAGCTTCAGCAAGTGTTCGCTACAACATAAATAATCTCTTACTGAAGTAGTCAAGTATCAAaacatacaatatatacatatatatgtatatatatcttaaaattaaatactgcgataataaatataaatatctcgttaaaaaCGATCGTAATTTTAAAAACTAGATTCTTAAGATAGTTATACTACCTTAATGATTTCAACATATTTACATAGCAATGTACATCTATTACATATGTAGTTTTTGTACACAAATCGAGAGTGTAATGTGATGTATAGTCCGTTACGTTCATGattttttgctattttttaacCTAGTGCATCATTTTGTGAAGTTTCAAAATTTTTCCTAAGCGTTGCTTCGCCGTTTTCATTCCTTTCTTTGGTTTTCGTTCTGAAAATTAAGTAACAATAGTATAACAATAGTAttgattttgataaaataccAGAAGAAAAAATGTTCTAAAATAAGGAAGTATCTTACCAACTGGAACTGGGGCGGCTAATTTCGCTTTAACATCCTTGAGCCTATTAGGACTCGTTAATATCGAGCCGAATCCGATGCTTGTTTTTGCGGTATTTTCCGAAGATGTGGCCGATGTACCAGTTGCCGAAGTTACAGATGAATTCTTTTGCTTCTTTTTATTATACGTCCGCTTAGTTGTGCTCTATTATGTTATACGAATTAAAGATAAATTAGTTTCACCTTAAATACCGTTCAACGAAATAGAAAGTAATATAAtcagaaatataatttacaaaagtATATCATAAGTATATTATAAAAGAAGTATAATTTGCAAtcaaatattcaataaaatCAATAGTAATATCTGTGTACCATAgagttatatgtatgtatatacatcaaatatataacatattacttttgCTGATATTATGATATCGTATTCAAGATACATGCAACACATGTTATGAAACGAAGAGTGAAACCGTAATATGCCTACCAATTTCTTCTTGGAGCCCTTATCCATGTTGTTATCCAGATAATCGTCCTATGCGATATGAGTATGCAAGAAAGAAATAATCATGGAAATACAAATGAATGTAAACATAGGATCACACATAGAATGATAAATGAGTTAATTTGTGTTATAAAGAGGAACCTATATTATCTATCGAGTTAAGAATTTAtttgattattaattaacgTGACGATCAGTATAATAATGAgaataacaataacaaaaaCATCAACAAAAAGATAAAAGCAAATTTGTACATACCGATTGTTTTGCACGTTTCGCTGCCGCTGCTTCGAGCCCTTTTTCGACAGATGTTTTCTTGACACCTTCTCGAGCTGGACGATTCGTTTTTGGCAAGAGAGGTCCTACTCTGGCTTTTGGATTCCATGCCTCGTCTATTTGACTTTTCGCTTTAggtttaaaaataaaatcttcATCGTCTGAAGCGTCTAGAGTCGGGTAAACTATACCGAAAATATATACATGATAATGTTAATTATCAATGCAAATGCATTCGCATGAAGAAGTcatctttttataattttacgtactAAAATCATCGTCCTGATGAACTTTATCGATATTTTCTATAGACTGATCATCATCCTCGCTAGTTTGAACTTTCGTGATTTTTGTAGATTTCGATGTACTATTTGACGTAGTTGAATAACATTGTTCACTGAAGGATAGCATCCCGGCAATTGCTTCCCGAGTCGAAGGAGATGCCCTACCAGAACTGGTtgttttcaatttataaatactAGGACACCAAAAACGTAAAACATAACAATGCTACACTATTAAAAAGTAATACACTCACGTGCAAGTGCGCACATTTACATATTCACGCGTGCATATATACACTTCTGTTTGTTctcttaataaaaaaaaaaaaaaaaaaaaaaaaaagaaaaggaaagaacagATGAAATAATAAAGTAATGTTAAACATGCGTTTTCAAATAAATTCCTCAAGCATGCTAACTTTTCATATTATCTTACCCAGTAGGTGGTGGCATAGGTTGACTATATTGTGATATCATTGATGTCCTATAATCAGCAAACGTTGTAATACATGAAAATGCTTCAATTTGTTGAACAATTAATACGTACGTTACATCCAATCTTTGAGTCCCGTTTCCCAAGGTATAAGCCGAagcttttaataattcttcgatTCCATTTTTTGGTGCATCATTTAAAACATCAACATCTCCATCGTAATCGCGTTTTAAACGCTTTTGCGTATTAGTTTTGGGTGTTCTCTTTCGTTTTGGCGATTCGTCAATAGTAAATCGACCATAATCGCTTTCATTGCTGCCGTCGTGAAAATCGTATATGGAAGTTTGTTTCCAAGTTAATTCTTTCGATGTCCCAAGGGGACGGTCAGAGtgtaaattattatacgtatttATGTCATCATGTGTACTCCTGACCACCTCATTATTGCCGAGCTTAAATCTAATTACGGTTGGACTTTGTTTACCCGGTTTTGACGATCTTCTATTACTAACAGGGGAAACATTTTTCTCTTCCAATGTTGGACTTTGAGTTTTGGCATAGGGATACATGATGGGTTTCGGTAATGTGAGTTTCAAGGGTGGTCTACCGGATGACGGTGACTCTACAATCGTAGAATTCGCTTTACTCGTCTCTTTTAACGTTGCTTTGAACGGATTATCAGGCATTCTATCGGCAACATCATAATCTACAAAATCTTTATTCAATGGTTTCTTTTTCTTGCGTTTACTCTCTCGCTCTGGTTTCGGGggatttaaagatattaagtaTCGTTCAGCATGTCGAATTTCCTTACTGAAATCTTTCAACAATTTTTGACTATTTATTGTTTCTGGTATTTGACCTCTACTGGTCATATTATACTAAAATAGAAGTAATTCAGAAATATTAATGAGATACATAATCTACGATAAAATGATTTTACCATGGAAAAAATGAACTCACGTCCTTATCTGTGTTCCACTGTTTTAGAATACTGAGTAATGCTTTAACACCCTGTAAAAGATACGCTGGACATTTCTTTCCttcattatttaattctttcaattctttCAGTAATTTCTTTGCTGCGAACCAATTGATTGTCTCAAAACCAGGATATTGAAATTTGGCAGGagtcttcatttttttttctaattcgtaTATTCTATAAAGTTTGGAGATTAAGTGAAACATTCGAAATGATCTTTAAATCAATGATCACTATCAGTCGCGTTTATGTACTCACTGTAGTTGCATTGGAATGTTAAGGCTATGTACAAAATTTCCACCAAAGACCAAAGAATCAACTGGAGTTAATACAGCGTGTATCCAACCTGTTGGAATCATCATAGTTTGGCCTTGTTTTATAACGCATTTGTAACACGCATCGGCTTGATCTCCAAAGAAGGTTTCACTCTGCGTTGAGCTGCACATCCAATGTTGATACAGTTGTAAATTAGCAGGGGTAGGCCTGATCAGATAAAACACTTTCTCTCCGCGTAGCACGTGATACCACACAGATGTACCACCAAAATCAATGTGGAAATCTGTGAAACTGTCTTTGACTCCCATTAGGCAATACTTTTGCACTTCGGGGCGTTTTATGTCACTATCCTCGAGCCAATCACGCGGCCAAACAGAATTAACCCAGTCAAGTTTACGCGCGATGTATGGTGCCTCGACCATTGGTGAAAGACTGCAACGTTTATTTgtcaatttatatattatatatatatacatatatttcctaGAAACATTTAAAGCCAATATGTGGCAAGGCAATTAATATTGGTATACCCAGTGTTTGTAAATTCAAGACTAATCACATTAAGAACCCTTGTTCTGCAAGGGGAATTGTAATATTCAACAAAGTCTCTTAATTTCATTCTGATATTACTTTGTCTTGTAACGTCGATTACATCCATGTCTCGATCTCCACCTGAAAAAGAAATCAGTTTTATCTAGCACACACATTTAATACATAAGAGTAacataaatattcatatatacAAAGAATTAATACCTATGTAACTTTCGACATCATAAACGCTGAAGTTTGGCGGTGGAACGGTCATATCAAGTCCATCCTTCCCATCAATTATAATAGGACTTTCAAAGCCATTAGCTTGTAAATATTGAAGAGTCAATTGCTGTCCTCTAACATGTTTAACAACTTCATCAGCTTTTGGGAAATGTCTGGATTTTAATTCCCTTATAAATACTGGTGTGCCAGTTTGAACTGGTTTTGTATCAGCATCGGGCTCGGTATAATCATGTCTATGCCAATTCAATTTTGTTTTCACTGAAATACAATTaacatttgaataataaaagagCTGTAgatctttttatataaatagtacagtaagagaaaattaatttctatatgCTCACTAAGCGATGGCCCGCACATTGCTTCACAACGCGGACAATGGTATTTGTCAAGATCTATGGACATATATTCTTTTACAGAAACACACCTATagagagaaaaatataaaaattattttaaatagcaTGGATACATCTTGTTACATGTAGAagatattcataaaatatataatctGGCCGCATAATTTACTTATGCATCAAAAATTTTCGCGTCATTAGGATAGGTTATGCAAGTATCAACAAAACCTAATTCTTTTGCTGCAAAAGCTGTAACCATTATTTTAAGAAAAGATATTATGAAAAGGAAATCATGAGAGAGTAGCTAAATTATTTAATGAGTTTTGCAGGATAGATGACGAAACGTGTTTATATTCGGTCTCGGAAAGCATAATTTAATCATAGTGTTTGGAGAGACCGTTGTTTTTAATTATCAATATTTCAAACACTTACCCTCCATGATACCATTCTTTACAAACATCACATTGTATCATAAATTGTTCGAAATCGTAAGAACGGCCACATAAACAATATGTAACTGGTAACTCCATTTTTCGTGAATATTAACGCCAAATACACTTTCGCGACTCCGTATCGTTAACATTGGATGGTAACTATAGTAGCCGTGATGCGTCGCTAAAGAGCCGCCCTGTTATTCTTCTTTGAATGCATACTAAAGGAGCATTTCTATTTTTCGAATGGAGATTTAGTGGAAAAGGTACCCTAATTGAAAACCGGGTTCACTTGTCACGATTTtgttattaatatgtatatatatacatataattatatacacaCACTTACAGCACGCATGCGTCGTATAGCTTTTCTTTgcataaatatacaaaacatttttgtAAGAACGGATCATAATATTGGTTTATTTTGAGGTTAGTTATCAAAAATGCGTCTTTCTGAGATTTGAATCTTCTTATTTCATAaccaaattttataaaacataaaaatgaaATCGTCACAAGCAACGAAGTtaaaaacgaaaattttgaaaattggTATAAAGCAAACCAAAGCGTGAGTAAATGTCGAACAATTAGAATGCTTCTTAACAATTTTATCTTATATGACTGAATGAATATGTGTTGGTAAATTTGTTAAAACACGTATTGTATTGATTCAAAAACTTCAATTTTAAATTTAGGCAATTACCACAATATAAAGCACAAAACAAGCGaacacgaagaaaaagaaaatctcttcttaaatgtttaaatatgaATTCTTTGGCCAAAAAGAATAAAAGTGCTCAAAACAGTGTGCTACCTGAAAATTCGTTAAACAAAAACCAAATACTCttacaatgtaatttaaaacgtaaaaagaaaaagtgcACCAATATAAAAGAAACACAACGTAAGGAATTTATTATTCACAAATCGGGATAAATACTGCGCGCTATTTACAAGTAGAAGATAAAATATGGTATAGTATCTTTATTAAAGCAAAAAACACCATTATGGAAACAGGTTGCTTAAATTTCAGATTCTGTGGATCTTTCCTTCCAGAACGATGACTTTTTAGGGGCACAGTTGACCAGAGATAGAAATGACAAGCAGTATTGCAACATTCCAGAGCAAAAGACTATAGGTTCACCAGTAATAGTAGAAGCTCTGTCAAAAAATTTATCCTCGCTAAGTATACCTGATGTACttaaacaaaaagaagaaaaaaagatgaaGGGCAATGATTTTGACAATTATCCATTATGTATGCAAAGTATGAGGAACGAGGCCTGTGTCATCATTGGTGAATCATTAAATCCAAATGATAATTTATCTGATGGAGCAAAGGATACTAAAATCGTATCACCGTACAAGAGTAATCACAAACTACGTAAGGATAAAAAGCAATTACAAAATAGCAGTTCAAATACTACTCCCAGTAATTCAGCAAAACCTAAGAGACCTTCTGATATATGCTACACTGAAAGTAGCATCTGTAACAGTAGCAAATGCTATACATTGGAAACAGTAACTTCAAGTAATAATGATACTGTTCTCATTGATCAGCACTCGGTACGATTTTATTGTCTTAAGAACAAAGTAGTCGCAGTTATGTCGAAAAACACACGATTTTGCTTTACTGGAAAGTTAATCGTACAAGTAGTATATGGGGCTATAGAAGTTTACGGATGCGTCATTACCACACAGAACAGTCCAATCGAAATTTATTCACCAAGAGGATATAGTAACGTTTCGATCAAAACGAGTGAAAAATTTTCACAAAATTTGGAATCAAATATATGGGTATCTTTGTCCACAGAAGGCATTGATCAAAACAAAGAGAACGAACTAATCGCAGACATCAAAGAACTTCAACCCGGCATGGCAGTTGTTTTGTTATCAAATTTGGACAACAAATTGACTAGGTTTTTACACGTTTTTTATCCATTTAACCTAtttccaaaaataaaaaatgtatcttaTCATTCTTGGACTGACCCCAAGAGGGCTGAAAGAATATTACAGTCGAATCTTTATATTGATAATTACGCGtgtaaggaaataattattGACCAACATATTATGCAAGAAGTTACTGACAAAATGTTGAAACGTTGCCGTGAGAACGAATGGTCATGCACCTTAATAGCCGGTGGAAAAGGCGTCGGGAAATCAACTACAATGCGATGCTTAATAAATACTCTACTACCTGTTTCCAAAATGGTGGTTCTTGTAGACGTTGACCCAGGACAAGCAGAATGCACACCAGCTGGATGTATATCATACAGTTTAATCGAACAGCCCTTATTGGGACCAAACTTCACGCATTTAAAGACTCCGGCTTTTCAATTGTATATCGGAGATGTGGACGTGTCACGATGCATTACACGATACATCGAGAGTATTAAAATGTtgattaataaattgttaagtTGCCCAGTTTTGTCACGCCTACCTATTATCGTAAACACGATGGGTTTTTCACATGGTATTGGTTGGGATATCATCTTGTTTACGATCAAATTGATTCGACCTTCTTTCGTTGTACAGATTATGTCTGAGAATCCAAAGAATAACTATATCAACTACTTAAGTAAAGAAGTGATAAATCAACAGGTAATTGTAACTATTTTACCATTCTATACATTTGAATAGTTTTGCAAACAGATACGTCGGAAGAAACGCATTGTTTGTAGCAATTATCCTGGTCGAGTTGGAGTTGGAATGTTATTGACTGGAGTCAACCATGCGATTACGAATTATTCACGATACATTCAAATGCAGAACGTAAAGGTGCTCCAGGATACGACAATTGGAACATGGAGCCGTATCAAAAACGAGAACTTGTAATGATCTCCTACTTGAGTGAAATTGTACAAAACTCTTGCAATTCCGAGTAAGATATATGAATTTAACATACAATATTGTGGTGGATATTAAACGTGTTGCTTTAAATGACGACACGAGTGAATACTTGTGATaatcagatatatttaaaatcGTTCTAAGTACAGAATACAAAgttagtatatatataatagctCAATGCTATTCGATATAAGGATACTAGTTAATGAATGTCCTAGAGAGCATGTTcgcttatttatactggtcggggggggggggggggttacCGGAAAGGTTGAACTCCGGTTGacgattgcacgtagcggcgatattgttttgcccggagtttgtttacaTTTAAATCTCGTACATCGTAACAGTGTCAATACCctgaagcaaaacaacaacacgaGTCACTCTCGATTCGAATCGTCCTATGACTCACGTGCCGCTACAATATCAATATTATTTGATAGTCATTTTGATATATTCACAATTGTTTGATCGTATGTTAATGGTGTGAATTCTGATATTTCTTTAGGAGACGTTATGACCCTCTATCGTTAAGCATCAACGAAGCTGTTCCATACGTGTTAGTATCATCTTTCCGCACATGTCGAGTGAAAGGTATCAAATTATTAAGTCACTTTAATGTATAGAAAATGTCTTTACTTACAGAACATCTTTTGCATCGTTGTACATTTCAATTCCACGAGCGTCAGTGCCCCCATCGCATGCGTTAAACGTAGTGAATGGTAATATAGTAGCATTATGTGGAATCGATATGAATAACAATGAATGGCAAGAAGGTGAAAGTATGGCTGGTCCACGTATATTAAACAGAGCACCTCTTTGCGCATGTTATGGGTTTGGTAAGCGTATCAacgtacatatatttttctcttttcgtatTTACTTGATAATTAGAAGTTAATGCGTGACATTGCTTTTTATGTAGGTATCATCAGAGGAGTTGATATGGAGCGAAGAGAGATATTTATAAACACACCATTACCGATTTCTATAATGCGGTATGTGAATTGTTTGATGGGATGTATACCGGTACCGACTACGCTGCTACAAAATAATCAACACAAGAACGTACCTTATATCGGTGGAAATGATGTTTTACCAATGTCACGAGAACATCGCAGGGGGTATTTCCGTATGAGATATCAAAACAACACTAGAAACAATAACGATAAATctctataatatatttttatgtgtaTCAAAAAAGTGTTGCATATGTGTCATCTATTTGGTTCCATTTTTTAAGAATACgcatttgtaatattgttttcctttttttcttctttcgtttccttatCTTTCTCATCGttccaaagaaaaaaaaaaatgtacaaaatgtatGATGTGTTTGAGGCGTGTATAAAGTATATATTtcagagagagagacaaagatacaattttaatagaaaGGACAGAAATGGTAGAAAATACTGCGAGGTACTTGTTTTATCTTGATTGtaacaaaattcaaaataaattgGAGAAAACTTAATGAAATGCTTAAAGTATTCGCTATATCCTCCTTTTGGACTAGACGAAGCGAGATCTGGTTCACGTTTGATCGTTTTGTCTTTGCTTCTTAAAGCACACGCTATGCTTAAACATTTTCGATTCTCCTAAACGTATCACGATTAGTTCGTTTCAATCGTATTACACTCGAAAAAAGGACAAAGAGATCTAAAAATGGCAGTTAGTGTTTGAACGCTCCAAGACTTTCCTATCAACCCTTGTCTTTTTGTCGCCGATAAATTCTTCACGTCCGTGTAGTGACGCGGGAATCCGAATATCTCTTCGAGTTCGGTTATCCACAAGGAATCACTTTCGTCCTTCATAAGAATTGGTTTCAAAGCCAATTTGCCTACGAATGTAAAGAAATCGTTAATAATTAAAACGCGATTAATGCGACGAACGGAGAGTAGCATTTTTAAGGATTAAGAACATGTACCTTGCTTTAGCGAGTTTACTTTCGTAGTAACAGTCCGAATCTTTTTAACAAGCGAATAACGTTGACAATGCGGCGTAAGTATATCCTGAACGTCCTGCTCTCGTTGTGTAGACAATGAGTGTATTTCTATCGGTAAATTATGCCAGTATAACCTCAATCTATGCTGAGGAGAAAAATCTGCCGAGTCTATCGTGTCAGGTTCTTGTCCTAAATGTCTGTTAAACAACGAGGTTTCAATGTTCTCGATGTAAGAACTCTGTAAAACTTTCAACTCGGTTTCAACTTACCTGTTAATTTCCAATCTATATTCGGTCGGCATTGAAGCGACATTTTCAAATAACCAAAACAAATGGCATTCATTGTTGACTTCCTTTAGCAGATCCTTGATACGACAGTACTCGAAGAATAGGATACCAGTCCCTTTTGGATCTGAAACGAAAAACCCGTGAAAAACCGTAAAACGCTTACGCGTTCTTACGAACACCCTTCTGGTTTACAAGTATTGTATTTTCTGCTCCCCTATGAAGGTTAATCCTTATCTCAGATTACCAGAATTCTGTTCGTCTAAGAACAGAATGCAATACGTACTTACATGACAAAATgcaatattgggttggcaactaagtgattgcggcttttgtcattaccacctaattaCCACTTAGTTGCTAACCTAATAGTTGGACGAAATTAACGAATTAACCGCATGGAAGAAAATAATGGTTCTCAAAAACCGGAACTATTAACCTCTATTCTAATATGTACTTATAAACGGGGGTGTACATATATATGGTATTGTGTTTAAAAGTAACTAATCGAACCATAGAGGCCGAGTCGCGCTGGATTAGCCAAGCTGAGATCATTGCACGGCGATCCACCGATTAATAAATCGATAGGCGCTATTTCTTGAATCTTTTCCTTCGTGATATCTTGCACGTCACCCAAATGAACGATTCGATCACCAAAATGCGCAGTGGTCACCATTAACGCATCCGGGTCGATCTCGCTCGCGTAATACGTGTCCACGGCTAAACCTAACTTGAGAAGTACCAGTAAACCTGAAAAAGCATGTATCTTTAGGAAAAATCGGTAAACCGTGACTGGACCAAGTGCCAAGCTTCTTGGCAGAGAAAAAAGAGTAGAATCTCAACGCAGCACCTGTACCGAGGCCATCGAATAAGGACAGCACGCGTATCTTTTTCTTCTCCTGATAACGTTTCACTAACTGTTGCGGGTTAGATTTCGTACGGAACATATTGATCATTTTGTCTTTCCAATTTGCTCGTGGCTTGATGATCGAATCGAAGGACGATCGAGGCTTATTGTTAGTTGCGCAGAGGAAACACTCCCAAGGATCTTCCTGAAGAACTTGTTCATAGGTCGTTGGGCACAACAGGTGTTTCATGCAGGCGGTACAATACActctgaaaaaaaaagaaacagagaaaagcACAATTT
The Bombus vancouverensis nearcticus chromosome 6, iyBomVanc1_principal, whole genome shotgun sequence DNA segment above includes these coding regions:
- the LOC117158118 gene encoding polynucleotide 5'-hydroxyl-kinase NOL9 isoform X1, with amino-acid sequence MKSSQATKLKTKILKIGIKQTKAQLPQYKAQNKRTRRKRKSLLKCLNMNSLAKKNKSAQNSVLPENSLNKNQILLQCNLKRKKKKCTNIKETQHSVDLSFQNDDFLGAQLTRDRNDKQYCNIPEQKTIGSPVIVEALSKNLSSLSIPDVLKQKEEKKMKGNDFDNYPLCMQSMRNEACVIIGESLNPNDNLSDGAKDTKIVSPYKSNHKLRKDKKQLQNSSSNTTPSNSAKPKRPSDICYTESSICNSSKCYTLETVTSSNNDTVLIDQHSVRFYCLKNKVVAVMSKNTRFCFTGKLIVQVVYGAIEVYGCVITTQNSPIEIYSPRGYSNVSIKTSEKFSQNLESNIWVSLSTEGIDQNKENELIADIKELQPGMAVVLLSNLDNKLTRFLHVFYPFNLFPKIKNVSYHSWTDPKRAERILQSNLYIDNYACKEIIIDQHIMQEVTDKMLKRCRENEWSCTLIAGGKGVGKSTTMRCLINTLLPVSKMVVLVDVDPGQAECTPAGCISYSLIEQPLLGPNFTHLKTPAFQLYIGDVDVSRCITRYIESIKMLINKLLSCPVLSRLPIIVNTMGFSHGIGWDIILFTIKLIRPSFVVQIMSENPKNNYINYLSKEVINQQQLSWSSWSWNVIDWSQPCDYELFTIHSNAERKGAPGYDNWNMEPYQKRELVMISYLSEIVQNSCNSERRYDPLSLSINEAVPYVTSFASLYISIPRASVPPSHALNVVNGNIVALCGIDMNNNEWQEGESMAGPRILNRAPLCACYGFGIIRGVDMERREIFINTPLPISIMRYVNCLMGCIPVPTTLLQNNQHKNVPYIGGNDVLPMSREHRRGYFRMRYQNNTRNNNDKSL
- the LOC117158118 gene encoding polynucleotide 5'-hydroxyl-kinase NOL9 isoform X2; translation: MNDDFLGAQLTRDRNDKQYCNIPEQKTIGSPVIVEALSKNLSSLSIPDVLKQKEEKKMKGNDFDNYPLCMQSMRNEACVIIGESLNPNDNLSDGAKDTKIVSPYKSNHKLRKDKKQLQNSSSNTTPSNSAKPKRPSDICYTESSICNSSKCYTLETVTSSNNDTVLIDQHSVRFYCLKNKVVAVMSKNTRFCFTGKLIVQVVYGAIEVYGCVITTQNSPIEIYSPRGYSNVSIKTSEKFSQNLESNIWVSLSTEGIDQNKENELIADIKELQPGMAVVLLSNLDNKLTRFLHVFYPFNLFPKIKNVSYHSWTDPKRAERILQSNLYIDNYACKEIIIDQHIMQEVTDKMLKRCRENEWSCTLIAGGKGVGKSTTMRCLINTLLPVSKMVVLVDVDPGQAECTPAGCISYSLIEQPLLGPNFTHLKTPAFQLYIGDVDVSRCITRYIESIKMLINKLLSCPVLSRLPIIVNTMGFSHGIGWDIILFTIKLIRPSFVVQIMSENPKNNYINYLSKEVINQQQLSWSSWSWNVIDWSQPCDYELFTIHSNAERKGAPGYDNWNMEPYQKRELVMISYLSEIVQNSCNSERRYDPLSLSINEAVPYVTSFASLYISIPRASVPPSHALNVVNGNIVALCGIDMNNNEWQEGESMAGPRILNRAPLCACYGFGIIRGVDMERREIFINTPLPISIMRYVNCLMGCIPVPTTLLQNNQHKNVPYIGGNDVLPMSREHRRGYFRMRYQNNTRNNNDKSL